The following is a genomic window from Chryseobacterium sp. StRB126.
CTTGATACGGAATCGGGTCTTCCAAGTTAAAACGGAAAGTTAATTTTTCTTCTTGTCTCTGAATAATCATGGTGATAGTTCGTCCTTCGGAGGATTTCATAATTTCAAGGATTTTTTCAAGAGTCATGTCTGATGTCTTATCTCCATTGATGCTGATCACTTTGTCATCCTTTTTTAAACCTGCTTCATAGGCCGGCGAATCCTTTCTCACTCCTGCAATCGCAAATATGGGTTTGAGGATAAAGTTGTACTGAAAAGACTCTCTATATACCTCATTCTTGTTACCTACTGTACCATTTACAGTACTGCCCATGGTTTGAGTTTCAATTTTAACCCTGTCCTGTTGCCATTCCATTCCATCTTGTCTGAAATCCAGTCCGCTCATATTAAAGTGGAAAGGATCATCAAAGTTTCTGTTCTTCTTCAAATATAGCTTATTGTTAGGATAATCGAAAATGAGAGAAAACCGTCTCATGATTTCACCGCCTACAGAGCCTTTTCTGTCTTTTACCAGATTCACATGCTGAATAGAGTATTCATCAGGCATTGCGGTAAGAGGTTTTTCAAATTTGAAATCACCAAGATAAAAATTATGAATTCTGCTTCTTTTCCCGTAAATATCTCCATTGAATCCACGGCCAAGAAAATCATCAATATTAGGTCTGTTATAAACAAAATCTTTGATAAGAGTTGGAAAGAGCCATATTGCATCACTGTTTCCAAGATCAATCAGAAGTTTTGATGCTTTCTTTTCACGGGTCATTTCTACATCAGCGTTAAGATAAGGTTTATCTTTTTCAATACTGATCGGAAATTCATCAAACTTTCTCACTTTTCTTTTTAATACATCTATATTTTCGTAGACTGTTATTTTTTTAGAAATATAATCAATAGCAATAGGATGATCTTTGAAAAAATGATAACCGATAACTCCATTTACTGGAATTCCTACGTGGGATGAAATATTGAATTCTTCACTAAGGATTACATAAAGAGACATAGAGTTATTAATCATTACATCTCCAATTCTAGCTAAATTACGCTCCGATTTTAATCCATCAATACTTAAGTTTCCCCCAAGCCCTGAAAACTTTATTTTTTCAACATTATCCAGTTTAAGCTCTTTATTTTCTAAGCTGAATAGAATGGTTTCTGCAACTCCGGTATCCACCATAAAAGTCAGGTCTGCACCATTAATGTTGATGGGAATGAAAATCAGATTGTTGATAAGTTGAAAAGGGATTACTGCTTTTGGTGTATTGATGAGCCGGAAAGAGTTCTGGGCATGGATAAAAATACCCAATAATAAACCCAGTAAAAGTAGCTTTAGTTTCATTTACTGAATTTACTGAATTTATCTTTATTGTAATAAAAAAACATTCCAAACGCAGGAATGTTTATATGAACTACAATGAAGTTGTTGTTTTTGTTGAATTTGTTTGAAAATTAAAAACGGCTTATTTTGAGAAGAAATCCATTAAATCCATATAATTCTTCTGGTTAACGCCATGTCCGCTCATGTATTCTCTGAATGTAAAATAACAGTTAAGATCATAAAGCAGTTCTGCAGCCTTTCTCCCCCAATCAATTGGGATTACTGCATCATCTGTACCGTGGGATACAAAAAATCTTAGCTTTTCCAGTTTCTTTTTATCTTTTACAATTCCGTCTAGGATCTTCTCTTCTGCATAAGCACTTAAACAGGCAATATTTGTAAATAACTCAGGATATTTTAGAGCCAACGCATAACATAAAATTCCTCCCTGGCTGAATCCGCATAAATGGACTTTGCTTTCTGTAAGACCGTAATTATTTACTATTTTTAATATACTTTCCAATACAGCATTTAAAGATTCCTTAGCCTGAGGAACATCAATGAAATTTTCTGGATCATTAAAATTAATATCATACCATGAATATCCTTCAAACTGAGTATCTCTCGGGGCTCTGAAACTGATGATAATCCAATCTTGTGGAAGGGTTTCTCTAAAGCTGAAAAGGTCCTGTTCATTGCTGCCGTAGCCGTGAAGCATAAAAAGTATAGGAGTAGAAGAGGTAATATTTTCCGGCTCTCTTACTAAGTAATCTAAATTCATACAGCAAATATAATTAATAAATTACATTGTAAATCCCAACTTTTATGATTCGTTTAAAGGAGTTTAAAAATCATTTTAAAAGATAAAAAGTGAGGGTTAATTTTTGAACAAAACACTATAATCCTATTGGTTTTTATCAGTATTAAAATAATTCTAAATATAAAGATGTTTTATGTTTAATAATTAGGGGATTACGTTGTATTATTAGGTTTTTTAGGTTTGATTTTATTTTTATTGATTTGATATTTTTTGTAAAAAAATGTTGTAAAATTTTTATTAAAGATATTTTTATATTAATAAAAAACTTATATTTGGAACATTAAAAAATCTATTTGGAGAAATGAAGCAATTTTACAATTTAAAAAGTTTACTTAGACTTTCTTCTTTATTCGTTTTGTTATTTTCAGTGATTACTGTTGTCAATTCGTGTAAAAAAGATGACGACGATGAATTTAAGGATCATGTGGTTCAATTTTCAGCGAAAGCTACAACAGGATCACAACTTATTTCTGTGGTTACTCAGGTAGGAACTGCCCAGAATACGATATTTAGCACTCCTACTGCAGAGTTAAAAGAAGGTTGGAATAGTGGAGATATGTGGGTTAATTCCAGCCAGGCACAGCTTAATTTTGCGGCTAATGCTATGTTACCACAAGAAAATTCTGAACTTACAATTACTCTTACGATAGACGGAGAAGTTGTTAGAACTGCTAAAGTTACAGGAAAAGGTGATAACAAAGTTGTAAAGTTTGCCTACAGTTTCCTTGAACCATAAATAAACTTTACTCTATAAAATTAAAACCGCTCTTGGGCGGTTTTTTTATTTTTCAATCAGATTATACTCTATAGCTTGGTTTACGAGTTCGGTAGAGTTTTTAGCCTGAAATTTCTGAAGAAGATTTTTACGGTGAGTATCTACAGTAAGAGGGCTTAAAAAGAGCTCTTCTGCGATCATATTGCTTGTTTTGCCCTGTGCTACAAGATGCAAAATCTGTTTTTCCCTTTTGGTGAGTCGGGGAATGGGGAAATCATTTTGAGAAGGTCTGCAGATGATCTGCTTGGTTTCATCACAAAAAACAATGTCTCCGGATAATGCTCCTTTGATACTAATGACTAATTCTTCAATAGATGTATTTTTGAGAAGATAGCCACTGGCTCCATTTTGAATACACTGCATGATGATACTTCTTTCAGAGCGGTTACTGAACATAATTACCGAAGTTTCGGGAGAGATCTTTTTAATTTCCCTGCAAAGTTCTGCACCATTGGCATCAGGCAGGGCGATGTCTAAAAGAATAATATCAACCTTGTTATTGCTGATAAAGTTAATAATCTCCGAACCGGAAATAAACGTTTCGGGAATATTAAAAGAAGGCTGGCTTTTCAGCATCATTTTCAGTCCTTCGATGACGATAGGGTGATCGTCTACGATAACAATATTTATTTTTTCATTCTCCATTTATGTTGAGTTCTATATTAATCGTTGTACCTTGACTGTCTGAACTGATCTCCATGTTTCCTTTCAGATAATCAACTCTGTTCTTTAAGTTGCGGAGCCCCATGCTTTTGTTTTTGGGTTCTTTGCTGCTTTCGAATCCTTTTCCATTGTCTTCAATAGTGATGAGAAAATCTTTTTTAGATTGGGAGCATTGTAGTAAGATATTGGTAGCTTCAGAATGCTTGATCGCATTGGCCAATAATTCCTGTGCAATCCTGTAAATGTTAAGCTGGATGTTTAAAGGCAGATTCTTTTCGATATTGATCGCCTGGAAATCAATTTCGATATCCTTTCTGTTGTAAAATTCGCAAAGATCATTTAGGGCAGTTTCCAAACCGAAATTAAGCAATGATTCAGGCATAAGGTTTCTTGCTACATGCCGAAGTTCACCTACAGAATTAT
Proteins encoded in this region:
- a CDS encoding response regulator, which translates into the protein MENEKINIVIVDDHPIVIEGLKMMLKSQPSFNIPETFISGSEIINFISNNKVDIILLDIALPDANGAELCREIKKISPETSVIMFSNRSERSIIMQCIQNGASGYLLKNTSIEELVISIKGALSGDIVFCDETKQIICRPSQNDFPIPRLTKREKQILHLVAQGKTSNMIAEELFLSPLTVDTHRKNLLQKFQAKNSTELVNQAIEYNLIEK
- a CDS encoding retropepsin-like aspartic protease; the protein is MKLKLLLLGLLLGIFIHAQNSFRLINTPKAVIPFQLINNLIFIPININGADLTFMVDTGVAETILFSLENKELKLDNVEKIKFSGLGGNLSIDGLKSERNLARIGDVMINNSMSLYVILSEEFNISSHVGIPVNGVIGYHFFKDHPIAIDYISKKITVYENIDVLKRKVRKFDEFPISIEKDKPYLNADVEMTREKKASKLLIDLGNSDAIWLFPTLIKDFVYNRPNIDDFLGRGFNGDIYGKRSRIHNFYLGDFKFEKPLTAMPDEYSIQHVNLVKDRKGSVGGEIMRRFSLIFDYPNNKLYLKKNRNFDDPFHFNMSGLDFRQDGMEWQQDRVKIETQTMGSTVNGTVGNKNEVYRESFQYNFILKPIFAIAGVRKDSPAYEAGLKKDDKVISINGDKTSDMTLEKILEIMKSSEGRTITMIIQRQEEKLTFRFNLEDPIPYQE
- a CDS encoding alpha/beta hydrolase; this translates as MNLDYLVREPENITSSTPILFMLHGYGSNEQDLFSFRETLPQDWIIISFRAPRDTQFEGYSWYDINFNDPENFIDVPQAKESLNAVLESILKIVNNYGLTESKVHLCGFSQGGILCYALALKYPELFTNIACLSAYAEEKILDGIVKDKKKLEKLRFFVSHGTDDAVIPIDWGRKAAELLYDLNCYFTFREYMSGHGVNQKNYMDLMDFFSK